The following are encoded together in the Euwallacea fornicatus isolate EFF26 chromosome 29, ASM4011564v1, whole genome shotgun sequence genome:
- the LOC136347635 gene encoding putative fatty acyl-CoA reductase CG5065 — protein sequence MTSWEETIPIPQCFAGKNVFITGGSGFMGKVLIDKLLRCCPDLKTIYILLRPKKGRNLEERIKLICDVPLFDKLKREHPSRLQKIVPVAGDVSLLGLGLSDESRSMLIKEVNIIYHVAASVRFDDPLKDAIFMNTRGTREAVHLAEEVENLDVFLHVSTTYSHTDKEVIEEKMYPPIADWRETIKTAENTDSHILNVFTPHFINPFPNTYTFTKRLAENVVYDLCNGRIPAVIVRPSIVISTINDPIPGWTDNFNGPVGMLVGGGKGILRSIYTNPDVIPDYVPADMVIKSLILTSWAKAIETHKGERLNTSIYNASNNNVNNMTLGDMVEMGAKIAWEVPFNTILWYPGGAITKFYTVHLLKVILYHLLPALFIDGLLKLFGHKPILLKIQRKIYIANMALQFYMTREWTFVNNKIIKLETSILPLDEADFGLGKKDLDRFEYFKSAALGAKRYLLKEDINCMEQAKKNSQRMYVLSVACKILWYLAIAHFLINKINILDLLGHLVNKIILYLNNL from the exons ATGACTTCCTGGGAAGAGACAATTCCGATACCGCAGTGTTTTGCAGGTAAAAATGTCTTCATAACTGGTGGTTCTGGATTCATGGGAAAAGTACTGATTGACAAACTACTGCGATGTTGTCCCGATCTCAAAACCATCTACATCCTCCTCCGACCCAAGAAGGGCAGGAACCTGGAAGAGCGAATCAAGTTAATTTGTGATGTTCCA CTTTTTGATAAGCTGAAACGCGAGCATCCTTCTAGACTTCAGAAGATTGTCCCTGTTGCCGGAGATGTTTCTCTGCTAGGATTAG GTCTTTCTGATGAATCTAGGAGTATGTTGATCAAAGAAGTAAATATCATCTATCATGTTGCCGCCTCGGTTCGTTTTGACGACCCTTTGAAAGACGCCATTTTCATGAACACAAGGGGGACCAGGGAGGCAGTGCATTTGGCCGAGGAAGTCGAGAACCTTGATGTATTCCTGCACGTGTCAACTACGTATTCTCACACAGATAAAGAG gtgattgaagaaaaaatgtatccaCCCATTGCGGACTGGAGGGAGACAATTAAGACGGCAGAAAACACTGATTCACACATTTTAAATGTGTTCACGCCCCACTTCATTAACCCCTTTCCGAACACCTATACGTTCACTAAAAGACTCGCAGAAAACGTCGTGTATGATCTATGTAATGGGCGGATTCCTGCCGTTATTGTTCGGCCTTCAATAG TAATCTCAACTATAAACGACCCAATTCCTGGCTGGACTGATAACTTCAATGGACCGGTGGGGATGTTGGTTGGAGGAGGGAAAG GTATCTTGAGGTCAATTTACACTAATCCAGACGTAATTCCCGATTATGTCCCTGCGGATATGGTAATTAAATCGCTTATTCTGACCTCCTGGGCGAAGGCTATCGAAAC GCATAAAGGAGAGCGGCTAAACACCTCAATCTACAATGCTAGCAACAATAATGTAAACAATATGACCTTGGGGGATATGGTTGAGATGG GCGCAAAAATTGCTTGGGAAGTGCCTTTCAACACCATTTTATGGTACCCTGGCGGCGCCATCACCAAATTTTACACAGTTCACTTATTAAAAGTCATTTTATATCACCTCCTGCCTGCCCTCTTCATTGATGGATTACTTAAGCTTTTTGGACATAAACCCAT attgCTGAAAATCCAAAGGAAGATTTACATAGCCAATATGGCGTTACAGTTCTACATGACTCGAGAGTGGACTTttgtgaataataaaattatcaaattggaAACCAGCATTTTGCCCCTCGATGAGGCGGACTTTGGTTTGGGCAAAAAAGATTTGGATCGTTTCGAGTATTTTAAAAGTGCCGCCCTGGGGGCTAAGCGATATTTACTAAAAGAAGATATAAATTGCATGGAAcaggcaaaaaaaaattcccaaag GATGTATGTTTTATCCGTGGCCTGCAAAATACTTTGGTATTTAGCTATTGCTCACTTCCTGATTAATAAGATCAACATTCTAGATCTTCTCGGACATCtagtaaataaaatcattttatatttaaataatttataa